A single window of Mycobacterium sp. ITM-2016-00318 DNA harbors:
- the meaB gene encoding methylmalonyl Co-A mutase-associated GTPase MeaB encodes MAHTGDLAAAIKNRDRAALPRAITLVESTRADHRKQAQQLLMELMPEAGSAMHVGITGVPGVGKSTAIEALGMYLIEQDHRVAVLAVDPSSTRTGGSILGDKTRMSKLAVHPDAYIRPSPTSGTLGGVARATRETIVLLEAAGFDVILVETVGVGQSEVAVANMVDTFVFLTLARTGDQLQGIKKGVLELADIVVVNKADGEHAVEAKSAARELAGAIRLIYPRETLWRPPVLTMSAVEGTGLTELWDTVLKHRQVLSDAGEFEARRNSQQVDWAWSMVRDTVLDRVLNHPGVRKVRAEVERRVRDGELTPTLAAQQILDAADSRLD; translated from the coding sequence ATGGCGCACACAGGGGACCTCGCCGCCGCGATCAAGAATCGTGATCGCGCGGCCCTGCCGCGTGCGATCACGCTGGTCGAGTCGACCAGGGCCGACCATCGCAAGCAGGCCCAGCAACTGCTGATGGAGTTGATGCCCGAGGCGGGCAGCGCCATGCACGTCGGGATCACGGGGGTTCCCGGCGTCGGAAAGTCGACGGCGATCGAGGCGCTCGGCATGTATCTCATCGAGCAGGACCACCGGGTGGCCGTGCTGGCCGTCGACCCGTCGTCGACGCGCACCGGCGGGTCGATTCTCGGCGACAAGACCCGCATGTCGAAGCTGGCCGTGCACCCCGACGCCTACATCCGGCCGTCACCGACATCGGGCACCCTCGGCGGGGTGGCCAGGGCGACCAGGGAGACCATCGTGTTGCTCGAGGCGGCCGGCTTCGATGTGATCCTGGTGGAAACGGTTGGCGTCGGTCAGTCCGAGGTCGCGGTCGCCAACATGGTGGACACGTTCGTTTTTCTGACCCTCGCCCGCACCGGTGACCAGCTTCAGGGCATCAAGAAAGGTGTGCTCGAGCTTGCTGACATTGTCGTGGTGAACAAGGCCGACGGCGAGCACGCAGTAGAGGCCAAGTCCGCCGCCCGCGAGCTCGCGGGTGCGATCCGGCTCATCTACCCGCGTGAAACACTCTGGCGTCCACCGGTTTTGACGATGAGCGCGGTGGAGGGCACTGGCCTGACCGAACTGTGGGACACGGTGCTCAAGCACCGACAGGTACTCTCCGACGCGGGGGAGTTCGAGGCTCGTCGCAATTCCCAGCAGGTGGACTGGGCGTGGTCCATGGTGCGCGACACGGTACTGGACCGGGTGCTCAACCACCCTGGCGTGCGCAAGGTTCGCGCCGAGGTGGAACGCCGGGTCCGCGACGGTGAGCTGACGCCGACGCTGGCGGCACAGCAGATCCTCGACGCGGCTGACTCCCGGCTCGATTGA